The nucleotide window ACCTTGGCGATTGCCGGCATCTCTGTCGTCGTGTTCATCATTGCTATGTATGTGCCTAACATCATCCAAGGTGTTGTCCAGGGAGCCTCGGTTTCCGGAGGAATGGAGACGATCCGCCACGGCGGTCAGGCAGGGTCCTTCGCCGCAGGCGCTGGGTTTCTGGCCGCGGGTGCAGCAAGGGCGGGTTTTGCTGCCGGTCAGTCCGCACGAGCAGCCGGTTCGTCGGTCGCTGGTGCGGCTCTTCGAGGTTTCGGCGCGGGGATCGGATCCGCCAGTAGTGCTGCTGGATCCGCCGCTAAGGAGAAGGCGATCAGCTCTCCCGGCGCCTATGCAGGATCGATCCTCGGGCTTGCCAACGCCAAGCTCGATGAGAGCCGCGGCGGCTACAGCGGCCACAAGCCACCTCCCGAACGCAAAGACTAACAGCAATCAGAAAGTGATGGATCGATGGCAGCGAACCGCGCCCCCGAGAATCCATATCTTGCCGCGCGGCAGGAATGGACCGAACGCTACGGATCTTACGTGAAGGCGGCCGCGGCATGGCGGATCGTCGGCATTCTGGGCCTGACCATGGCCGTGATCGGCTTCGGATATGCGATGTATCTGAGCACAACGGTCAAGCTCGTGCCTTACATTGTTGAGGTCGACAAACTTGGAACGTCGGTGACAGCCGGCTTCCCCGCACAGATCGAATATGCGGATGTCCGTGTGGTACGTGCGACACTCGGCAATTTCGTAACCAGCTTCCGTTCGATCACACCCGATGCCGTCGTCCAGAAACAATATATCGACCGCACCTACGCGCTTCTTCGAACGTCCGACCCATCGACGGAGAAGATCAACGCGTGGTTTCGGGGGAATTCACCGTTCGAAAAGGCGAAGACCTCCACGGTGGCTATCGAGGTCAACAACATCGTGGCGCTCTCGAACCAGACCTATCAGATCGACTGGACCGAATACGAGCGGGATCGCAAGGGCAAGGAGACCGGCACGCGCCGGTTCCGCGGGATCGCGACGGTCGCGCTGACCGCGCCGCAGGACGAGGCGACGATCCGCCTCAATCCGATCGGTCTTTATGTCCGGGATTTCGACTGGACGGCACAGCTTTAAGGGCAGGGGTTATCACATGCACAAAATAGGATTGATCGCAGCCGCAGGCTGCATGACCGGACTCATCTTTGCGGTGGGCGCTCACGCACAAAACATGACCACCAACGAGGTGCGTGGCACTAAGCTATCAAGCAAGTGGCGCGGCACGCCGGGTCTCGTCACCACGGGAGCGGACGGAAAGGTGATCTTTCTGTTTGGCGAAACGCAACCGTCCGTCGTCTGCTCGCCGCTGCAGGTT belongs to Sinorhizobium garamanticum and includes:
- a CDS encoding conjugal transfer protein TrbF translates to MAANRAPENPYLAARQEWTERYGSYVKAAAAWRIVGILGLTMAVIGFGYAMYLSTTVKLVPYIVEVDKLGTSVTAGFPAQIEYADVRVVRATLGNFVTSFRSITPDAVVQKQYIDRTYALLRTSDPSTEKINAWFRGNSPFEKAKTSTVAIEVNNIVALSNQTYQIDWTEYERDRKGKETGTRRFRGIATVALTAPQDEATIRLNPIGLYVRDFDWTAQL